The proteins below are encoded in one region of Erinaceus europaeus chromosome 15, mEriEur2.1, whole genome shotgun sequence:
- the LOC132533003 gene encoding basic salivary proline-rich protein 2-like: MGAGGGSSSPLARGLGGRGGRNRHQDPQHLIGEGPPPEPRRQGNRIPGGDPEGSGRLTPDNPPAAGCAPLAAEGGQGRPRGAAPVRLCTPFPKGGGVGIGSGAPSQSRYVPAGPGPSPSALTLPSAGPALRSRGPSTPNKGRRGGSWTKLGVRWQGLLSSRAGPGRRQLPGRGGPAGHGFGAPQGAPDRRGRDGPRRRPKSANLPPTSKFWGSHGQRGWAGVRLQRKRPEGAGKRVHGGGTAPSRPPSGFGQRPGRERRSGELRPLPRGQSWAAAGRAGAAELPVAVRLCGGSRGAARPECLPPRRRRRRRRRRRRGWIPQAPGRPSSAALPRAEGSRPPVTRPPPPPRPGPGWARPTPPRAGGARKAQHRPTARDGFPAHRGYRGTRSRRQVDPKQGFGAGRKTEKKDNPPHTYTPKSLSQERDTPRPLYMLSLCGCKWPGLDLLL; this comes from the exons atgggggctgggggaggcagCTCCTCGCCGCTGGCCCGAGGCCTGGGGGGGCGGGGTGGAC GCAACCGTCACCAGGACCCGCAGCACCTCATTGGTGAAGGGCCCCCACCCGAGCCCCGTCGTCAAGGCAACCGCATCCCCGGCGGAGACCCGGAGG GCTCGGGCCGGCTCACCCCGGATAATCCCCCCGCCGCCGGCTGCGCCCCATTAGCCGCCGAGGGAGGCCAAGGGAGGCCCCGGGGAGCCGCGCCGG TCCGGCTTTGCACGCCCTTCcccaaagggggtggggtgggaatcgGGTCCGGGGCCCCCTCCCAGAGCCGCTACGTCCCTGCTGGGCCCGGCCCATCCCCTTCCGCGCTGACACTTCCCTCCGCCGGCCCCGCTCTCCGTTCCAGAGGCCCCTCCACCCCAAATAAAGGGAG GCGGGGCGGGAGTTGGACGAAGCTCGGGGTACGATGGCAGGGCCTCCTGTCCAGCCGAGCGGGCCCGGGGCGGCGGCAGCTCCCGGGGCGGGGTGGCCCGGCCGGCCACGGGTTCGGGGCTCCGCAGGGCGCCCCCGATAGGAGGGGGCGGGACGGGCCCCGACGGCGCCCCAAATCTGCaaaccttccccccacctccaagTTCTGGGGCAGCCACGGCCAGCGGGGCTGGGCCGGGGTCCGGCTGCAGAGAAAGCGCCCCGAGGGCGCGGGCAAGCGCGTGCACGGCGGGGGCACTGCCCCCTCCCGGCCCCCTTCCGGGTTCGGGCAGCGCCCGGGCCGGGAGCGCAGGTCTGGGGAGTTACGTCCGCTCCCGAGAGGCCAGAGCTGGGCGGCGGCAGGAAGAGCCGGGGCCGCGGAGCTACCTGTGGCGGTGAGACTCTGCGGAGGGTCTCGCGGCGCAGCGCGGCCGGAGTGTCTTCCTCCgcggcggaggcggcggcggcggcggcggcggcggcgcggatGGATTCCTCAGGCCCCCGGCCGGCCGTCCAGCGCTGCGCTCCCCAGAGCGGAGGGATCCCGCCCGCCAGTGacgcggccgccgccgccgccgcgcccaGGGCCCGGCTGGGCGAGACCAACTCCGCCGCGGGCGGGGGGCGCCCGGAAGGCACAGCACCGCCCGACGGCCCGGGACGGGTTCCCAGCCCACCGAGGATACCGCGGCACACGGTCCAGGCGCCAAGTGGACCCCAAGCAAGGCTTCGGTGCCGGgcgaaaaacagaaaaaaaagacaaccctccccacacatacacaccgaAG AGCCTGTCCCAGGAGCGTGACACTCCCAGGCCCCTCTACATGCTGTCCCTGTGCGGCTGCAAATGGCCAGGGCTGGACCTTCTGCTTTAG
- the GNB2 gene encoding guanine nucleotide-binding protein G(I)/G(S)/G(T) subunit beta-2, with protein MSELEQLRQEAEQLRNQIRDARKACGDSTLTQITAGLDPVGRIQMRTRRTLRGHLAKIYAMHWGTDSRLLVSASQDGKLIIWDSYTTNKVHAIPLRSSWVMTCAYAPSGNFVACGGLDNICSIYSLKTREGNVRVSRELPGHTGYLSCCRFLDDNQIITSSGDTTCALWDIETGQQTVGFAGHSGDVMSLSLAPDGRTFVSGACDASIKLWDVRDSMCRQTFIGHESDINAVAFFPNGYAFTTGSDDATCRLFDLRADQELLMYSHDNIICGITSVAFSRSGRLLLAGYDDFNCNIWDAMKGDRAGVLAGHDNRVSCLGVTDDGMAVATGSWDSFLKIWN; from the exons ATGAGTGAGCTGGAGCAACTGAGACAGGAGGCCGAGCAGCTCCGGAACCAGATCCGG GATGCCCGAAAAGCATGTGGGGATTCCACACTGACCCAG ATCACAGCTGGGCTGGACCCAGTGGGGCGAATCCAAATGAGGACCCGGAGGACCCTCCGCGGGCACTTGGCCAAGATCTACGCCATGCACTGGGGCACAGACTCAAG GCTGCTGGTCAGCGCCTCCCAGGACGGGAAGCTCATCATCTGGGACAGCTACACCACCAACAAG gtgCACGCCATCCCACTACGATCCTCCTGGGTCATGACCTGTGCCTACGCGCCCTCAGGGAACTTCGTGGCCTGCGGGGGTCTGGACAACATTTGCTCGATCTACAGCCTCAAGACCCGCGAGGGCAACGTCCGGGTCAGCCGGGAGCTGCCAGGCCACACCG GGTACCTGTCCTGCTGCCGATTCCTGGATGACAATCAGATCATCACCAGCTCTGGGGACACCACCTG TGCTCTGTGGGACATTGAAACGGGCCAGCAGACAGTGGGTTTCGCGGGACATAGCGGGGACGTGATGTCGCTGTCACTGGCCCCCGATGGTCGCACCTTTGTGTCGGGTGCCTGTGACGCCTCCATCAAGCTATGGGACGTGCGGGACTCCATGTGCCGGCAGACCTTCATTGGCCACGAGTCAGACATCAATGCAGTGGCC TTCTTCCCCAATGGCTATGCCTTTACCACGGGCTCCGACGATGCCACCTGCCGCCTGTTCGACTTGCGTGCAGACCAGGAACTGCTCATGTACTCTCACGACAACATCATCTGCGGCATCACCTCGGTGGCCTTTTCCCGCAGCGGCCGCCTGCTGCTCGCTGGCTATGACGACTTCAACTGCAACATCTGGGATGCCATGAAGGGCGACCGTGCAG GTGTACTCGCAGGCCATGACAACCGCGTGAGCTGCCTCGGGGTCACCGATGATGGCATGGCTGTGGCCACTGGCTCCTGGGACTCCTTCCTCAAGATCTGGAACTAA